CGATTTTACACCAGGGTCCAACAAAGAGTATTGCAACTCAAACTACCTCATTGCAGCCTTGTTGGTGGAGCAGGTATCGGGAATGCCCTATCACGAATATGTGCAGCAGAAAATTTTCAATCCGTTGGGAATGTCAGAATCCTACAAAGGGACGGATGAGATTGACAGCGATACCCACGCACAGGGCTATTTGAATGGAAGCCCTAACAGTTCGTATCCTATGGAAATTCCTTTTGGGGCAGGCGATTTCAGTAGTACGCCAAGCGATATGGAAACCTGGACAAATGCCGTAAAAACGGATTGGTTTACCGAAGCTGAAAAGTCGGAAATATTTGCCAAAGATGTTCCAAGTGGCTATGTGGATTTTGGCTTGGGATGGTTTACCACACAAGAGGGCAATACCACGATGTACTGGCACGGTGGCGATATTAATGGCTATTGGAGTATGATAGGTTTTATACCGGAATATGATGCCACGATCGTACTGTTAAGCAATCAGCAAGACGATACGGGAACACAACGCAACACCATTATCGAACACCTATTGACCAAGGAGTTTAATTAAAAATATTTCAATTATAGAGACATGAAAAAATTAGTAGTATTATTTGCCTTTTACACATTTTGTACAAATCCTGTTTTTAGTCAGCAAGACTATGAAGTTAAGGTTATAACAAGTGTAGAATCTATTGTTTCAAGCGGATTGGGCCGATCACGTATGCTTTCATCTAACGATGAAAGGGACTACAAAGAGTTCACTTCTGAGCAAACGGAAGACGACAATTCCCGGAATACCTCCAAGAGAAAGGACATTAGGGTCAAAAATTTTGAAGAAACGAAACTGTTGAACTTTTACAATTTGGGCGGCATACGCTTTCAAAATATTGTAGCGAACGATGCCTTGATTTCATCAAAACTGACGGACATGCTTACAGAAGGTTGGGATTTGGTGTTCGTAACCAGTGCCGTGGAAAGTGACGCAGGCGAAAATGACGATAATGGGATTTTTATAACCCGATATATTTTTAAAAGAAAACTGGACTGAAAAACCATTAAATTTTTATTAGTGATGAAACATACCAACGTATTATTGGCAGGCGCTACAGGCTATTTGGGTGGTTTCTTATTGAAAGTCCTCATCGAAAGGAAAAATCAGGTCGTAGCCATTGTGCGCAATCCCAATAGCTTGCAAAATGACCATGAGAATTATTTGGAAATAAAACAGGCCCAAGTAACACAACCTGAAACCTTACGGGATATCTGTAAGGGCATTGACACCGTAATTTCCACAGTGGGCATCACCAGGCAAAAAGATGGTCTTACCTACATGGATGTAGATTATCAGGCCAATATGAATTTATTGGAGGAAGCTAAAAAGGCGGATGTAAAGCACTTTGTGTATGTGTCCGCCATTAACGGGGACAAACACCGCAATCTAAAAATCTTTGAAGCCAAGGAAAAGTTTGTGGATGCTTTGAAAGCTTCTGGATTGCATTATACCATCGTACGGCCGAATGGTTTTTTCTCGGATATGAAGGATTTTTTGGAAATGGCGAAATCGGGACGTGTTTATTTGTTTGGTTCTGGCCATCAAAAATTCAATCCTATCCATGGCGATGACCTAGCAAGGGCCATTTTAGATACTTTGGATGAGGGCAACAAAGAATTGACCATTGGAGGTCCGGATGTTTTAAGCTTGAATGAGATAAGTGAACTCGCGCTAAAAACCTTGAACAAGCCCATTAAAATTGTGCATTTGCCGGATTGGTCCAGAAAACTGACCGTTTGGTTTTTGCGAACTTTTACCAGTGTCAAAACCTATGGACCCATCGAATTTTTTCTCACCTTAATGGCAGAGGATTGTATTGCCCCCTGTTTTGGGACCCATCATTTGGAGGATTTTTATAAGGAAGTAGTTCAAAACAGTATAGAACCAAAATGAAAAAAATAAACGTTT
This window of the Maribacter cobaltidurans genome carries:
- a CDS encoding serine hydrolase domain-containing protein yields the protein MTTLHKRLIVFMVSLLGLFTSCSKEDDTPSPNPNDTTIETVLTDIGFQGYAIVTKNGKDLVRQGFGWANQDTELPQGDNLGYRIGSVTKTLTAAAVVQLKRDGLIQSFDQTLDEFDTEFPNGEQITIAKLLSHQSGVPEFQLLAEGAYEQGETLDEGTIYELIKELILENGLDFTPGSNKEYCNSNYLIAALLVEQVSGMPYHEYVQQKIFNPLGMSESYKGTDEIDSDTHAQGYLNGSPNSSYPMEIPFGAGDFSSTPSDMETWTNAVKTDWFTEAEKSEIFAKDVPSGYVDFGLGWFTTQEGNTTMYWHGGDINGYWSMIGFIPEYDATIVLLSNQQDDTGTQRNTIIEHLLTKEFN
- a CDS encoding SDR family oxidoreductase, translating into MKHTNVLLAGATGYLGGFLLKVLIERKNQVVAIVRNPNSLQNDHENYLEIKQAQVTQPETLRDICKGIDTVISTVGITRQKDGLTYMDVDYQANMNLLEEAKKADVKHFVYVSAINGDKHRNLKIFEAKEKFVDALKASGLHYTIVRPNGFFSDMKDFLEMAKSGRVYLFGSGHQKFNPIHGDDLARAILDTLDEGNKELTIGGPDVLSLNEISELALKTLNKPIKIVHLPDWSRKLTVWFLRTFTSVKTYGPIEFFLTLMAEDCIAPCFGTHHLEDFYKEVVQNSIEPK